In Pedobacter sp. W3I1, one DNA window encodes the following:
- a CDS encoding GH3 auxin-responsive promoter family protein, whose protein sequence is MEKEKNGRKEKSPSGGWGLKAALSKPFAAFAVWQINKWKNNAVNAQHNILKKLIDEAKNTAFGKDHHFAEIKTYADFKKHVPVQDYEGLKPYVDRVVAGEADVLWKGKPLYFAKTSGTTSGVKYIPLSKESMPEHIKAARNAILTYINETGKAGFVNGKMIFLQGSPVLSVKHGINVGRLSGIVAHHVPAYLQKNRLPSYETNIIEDWEQKVDAIVEETINENMTLISGIPPWVQMYFDKLSEKSGGKKIAEIFKNFSLFIYGGVNFEPYRAKIEQSIGKKIDAIETYPASEGFIAYQDSQKDKGLLLLADAGIFYEFVPADEYYNDNPTRLSLGEVELNTNYALILNTNAGLWGYSIGDTIKFVSKNPYKIVVTGRIKHFISAFGEHVIGEEVEQAILSVANEEQVEITEFTVAPQVNPEAGQLPYHEWFVEFSSAPKDMAAFSKKVDEALQKKNIYYFDLIEGNILQPLIIRTLQKDAFVNYMKSEGKLGGQNKVPRLSNDRKLADGLERYVV, encoded by the coding sequence ATGGAAAAAGAAAAGAACGGTAGAAAGGAAAAGTCCCCTTCAGGGGGTTGGGGGCTTAAAGCAGCATTAAGTAAACCCTTTGCGGCATTTGCAGTTTGGCAGATTAACAAATGGAAAAATAATGCCGTAAATGCTCAGCATAATATCCTGAAAAAGCTAATTGACGAGGCTAAAAATACTGCATTTGGAAAAGATCATCATTTCGCTGAGATTAAAACCTATGCTGATTTTAAAAAACATGTTCCCGTTCAGGATTACGAAGGATTAAAACCTTATGTAGATCGTGTAGTAGCAGGTGAAGCCGATGTACTTTGGAAAGGTAAACCGCTTTATTTTGCCAAAACATCAGGCACCACTTCTGGCGTAAAATATATTCCGCTTTCTAAAGAATCGATGCCCGAGCACATAAAAGCTGCAAGGAATGCCATTTTAACTTATATTAATGAAACAGGTAAGGCCGGTTTTGTAAACGGAAAGATGATCTTTCTGCAAGGAAGTCCGGTTTTAAGTGTAAAACATGGGATCAATGTTGGGCGTCTATCAGGCATTGTGGCCCATCATGTGCCAGCCTATTTGCAGAAAAACCGATTGCCTTCTTACGAAACCAACATTATTGAAGATTGGGAACAAAAAGTTGATGCCATTGTGGAGGAAACCATTAATGAAAACATGACTTTGATATCGGGCATCCCTCCTTGGGTGCAAATGTATTTCGATAAACTTTCAGAAAAATCAGGCGGAAAAAAAATCGCCGAAATTTTCAAGAATTTTAGCCTGTTTATTTATGGTGGGGTAAATTTTGAGCCTTACCGCGCAAAAATTGAGCAAAGTATTGGTAAAAAAATTGATGCTATTGAAACCTATCCTGCTTCAGAAGGATTTATTGCTTATCAGGATTCTCAAAAAGATAAAGGTTTATTGTTATTGGCTGATGCAGGGATTTTTTACGAATTTGTTCCTGCCGATGAATATTATAACGATAATCCAACGAGGTTATCGCTTGGTGAGGTTGAACTAAATACCAACTACGCATTGATTTTAAATACCAATGCAGGATTGTGGGGCTACAGTATTGGCGATACCATTAAGTTTGTTTCGAAAAATCCTTACAAAATCGTGGTAACGGGACGAATAAAACATTTCATTTCTGCCTTTGGCGAACACGTGATAGGAGAAGAGGTGGAACAGGCCATTTTAAGTGTGGCCAATGAAGAACAGGTAGAAATTACAGAATTTACAGTGGCGCCTCAGGTTAATCCGGAAGCAGGGCAATTGCCTTATCACGAGTGGTTCGTAGAGTTTTCTTCCGCGCCCAAAGATATGGCTGCTTTTAGCAAAAAGGTTGATGAGGCTTTGCAAAAGAAAAATATTTATTACTTTGACCTGATTGAAGGAAACATCCTTCAGCCATTGATTATACGTACTTTGCAAAAAGATGCTTTTGTAAACTATATGAAAAGTGAAGGGAAATTAGGTGGACAGAATAAAGTGCCGCGTCTGAGTAATGATAGGAAACTGGCGGATGGATTGGAGAGGTATGTTGTTTAA
- a CDS encoding glycosyltransferase family 2 protein — protein MFFSIIIPLYNRPQEIDELLNTLTKQTYLQFEVLVIEDGSKNDAKAIVASYADKLDIKYFFKENAGQGFVRNFGFERATGDYFVIFDSDCLIPANYLETVKNYLYEHHLDAYGGPDAAHDSFTPVQKAISYAMTSPFTTGGIRGNKQHVGQFHPRSFNMGVSRQAWEKVGGFILTRLGEDIEYSIRIHENGFKIGLIPDAKVYHKRRTSFSQFYKQLHFFGRARINIYKHFPKELKLVHFFPALFTLGFGFTILCNFIYPPLAYVCNFFLLIYFMLIFFHSWSVNKSLKVAFLSIISSFIQLTAYGLGFIQDLFKRVVFKQQ, from the coding sequence ATGTTTTTCTCCATCATTATTCCTCTTTATAATCGTCCACAAGAAATTGACGAACTTTTAAATACCCTAACCAAACAGACTTATTTACAGTTTGAGGTTTTGGTTATTGAAGATGGTTCGAAAAACGATGCAAAGGCAATTGTTGCGTCTTATGCAGATAAACTGGATATTAAATATTTTTTTAAGGAAAATGCCGGACAAGGTTTTGTCCGTAATTTTGGTTTTGAAAGAGCTACAGGCGACTACTTTGTTATTTTCGATTCAGATTGTTTAATTCCTGCAAATTACCTCGAAACAGTTAAAAACTACTTGTACGAGCATCACTTAGATGCTTATGGTGGTCCTGATGCTGCACATGATAGTTTCACTCCAGTACAAAAGGCCATCAGCTATGCCATGACTTCGCCTTTCACCACTGGTGGGATCCGGGGAAACAAACAACATGTTGGGCAATTTCACCCTCGCAGTTTTAATATGGGTGTTTCGCGTCAGGCCTGGGAGAAGGTAGGTGGCTTTATCTTAACCAGATTGGGGGAGGATATAGAATATAGTATCCGCATTCATGAAAACGGTTTCAAAATCGGGTTGATTCCAGATGCAAAGGTTTACCATAAGCGCCGGACAAGCTTCAGTCAGTTTTACAAACAATTACATTTTTTTGGGAGAGCAAGGATCAATATTTACAAACATTTCCCAAAGGAATTAAAACTAGTACACTTTTTTCCGGCCTTGTTCACATTGGGTTTTGGTTTTACTATTTTATGTAACTTTATATATCCTCCATTGGCATATGTTTGTAACTTCTTCTTATTGATTTACTTTATGTTGATATTTTTTCATTCATGGTCTGTAAATAAATCGTTAAAAGTTGCATTTTTGAGCATTATATCTTCATTTATCCAATTAACCGCTTATGGTTTAGGATTTATACAGGATTTATTTAAACGTGTGGTATTCAAACAACAATGA
- a CDS encoding glycosyltransferase family 2 protein, translated as MDISVVVPLFNEDESLPELTAWIDKVMIDNNFSYEIVLVDDGSTDRSWEVIEELRLQNPAIKGIKFRRNYGKSAALNVGFEATQGDVVITMDADLQDSPDEIPELYRRIKEEKLDIISGWKKKRYDPITKTIPTKLFNAATRKMSGIELNDFNCGLKAYRSDVIKTIEVYGEMHRYIPVIAKWAGFSKIAEQVVEHRARKYGTTKFGFSRFINGFLDLLSIFFVGKFGKRPMHFFGSLGVLSFFIGIIMALYILFEKKYLIWQGLAYRDVTDQPLFYLSLVAIVVGSQMFLAGFIAELLSRNAPERNQYLIEKELR; from the coding sequence ATGGATATATCAGTTGTAGTACCCTTATTTAATGAAGATGAATCTCTGCCAGAATTAACGGCCTGGATTGATAAAGTGATGATCGACAATAATTTCAGTTATGAAATTGTTTTGGTTGATGATGGTAGTACCGATAGATCCTGGGAGGTGATTGAAGAATTAAGACTTCAAAACCCTGCTATCAAAGGCATTAAGTTCAGACGGAATTATGGTAAATCTGCAGCCTTAAATGTTGGTTTCGAGGCTACACAAGGTGATGTGGTCATTACCATGGATGCCGATTTGCAGGATAGTCCGGATGAAATTCCTGAATTATACCGCCGCATTAAAGAAGAAAAGCTTGATATCATTTCAGGTTGGAAGAAAAAACGTTACGATCCGATTACGAAAACTATCCCAACAAAATTATTCAATGCCGCTACCCGTAAAATGAGCGGTATAGAGCTGAACGATTTTAACTGTGGCTTAAAAGCTTACCGTAGCGATGTAATCAAAACCATCGAAGTTTATGGCGAAATGCACCGTTATATCCCGGTAATTGCCAAATGGGCAGGATTTAGTAAAATAGCTGAGCAGGTGGTAGAACACCGTGCCCGTAAATATGGTACAACAAAATTTGGTTTCAGCAGGTTTATAAACGGCTTTTTAGATTTACTCTCTATTTTCTTTGTGGGTAAATTTGGCAAACGCCCGATGCACTTTTTTGGTTCTTTAGGCGTATTAAGTTTCTTTATCGGTATCATTATGGCACTGTATATTTTGTTCGAAAAGAAATATTTGATATGGCAAGGCCTGGCTTACCGGGATGTAACCGATCAGCCTTTGTTTTATTTATCGCTGGTTGCCATTGTTGTTGGTTCGCAGATGTTTCTGGCAGGTTTTATTGCCGAACTCTTATCACGTAACGCACCGGAAAGAAATCAATATTTGATAGAAAAGGAATTAAGGTAA
- a CDS encoding DUF4199 domain-containing protein produces MDKSALISKLAIKNGLMLAAVSIVVSLTLHFIDPVLIYTSFVTQIGIFVLFIALLVVVGINIRKEIGGFWTFGEAFKAFLIVSLILALTATLYNVVLMKFIDPELPQRAAAAIEDAQRAMMEKFGMASEQIDEAIAKAGNMQEKLEPTFKNIFTSFGVSLALYGVLSLILSAILKKKQPVVLDSFPKES; encoded by the coding sequence ATGGACAAAAGTGCTCTTATTTCCAAATTAGCTATTAAAAATGGATTAATGCTTGCAGCAGTTTCGATAGTAGTATCGTTAACCCTGCATTTTATAGATCCGGTATTAATTTACACAAGTTTTGTGACTCAGATAGGCATATTTGTTTTATTCATTGCGCTGTTAGTCGTTGTGGGAATAAACATTCGTAAAGAAATAGGTGGGTTCTGGACTTTTGGAGAGGCCTTTAAAGCTTTTTTAATTGTTTCCCTTATTCTGGCCTTAACCGCAACACTTTATAATGTGGTACTCATGAAATTTATTGATCCAGAACTTCCGCAAAGAGCTGCTGCGGCAATCGAAGATGCACAGCGAGCGATGATGGAAAAATTCGGAATGGCTAGTGAACAGATTGATGAGGCAATAGCTAAAGCTGGTAATATGCAAGAGAAACTTGAACCTACTTTTAAAAATATCTTTACAAGTTTTGGGGTTTCACTTGCATTATATGGGGTTCTTTCTTTAATCCTTTCAGCTATTCTAAAGAAAAAACAACCAGTTGTATTAGACTCGTTCCCGAAAGAATCTTAA
- a CDS encoding dihydroorotase family protein: MNLLVKNVTVADPQSKFNNQECDIQVENGKIKNIGKLTADKNETVFDAQGAFLTPGFFDLNCVAGDPGFETKEDIQTLTATAKAGGFTGLALLPQTSPVVQSKSQVEYIINKAKNNLVDVLPVGAISQNREAKELAELFDMQQAGAVAFSDGDRALQDDGFMSRALQYAKGFDALLMVYPENKSIAGKSQINESKNSVLLGMKGLPALAEEMHIARDIFLASYNETKIHISNISTAGAVALIRKAKKDGVQVSCDVTAHHLVFTEELLSDFDSNYKVKPPLRGKADIKALIAGLKDGTIDAITSQHRPEEIEFKNVEFEIAHYGIIALQTVLPLLLKAGLDIALIAEKLAINPRKLLNLTVPVIEEGAEANFTVLNTAEKWLYNAASNHSKSANSPLLSTELTGKVKMVYNNNQYWES; this comes from the coding sequence ATGAATCTCCTGGTTAAAAATGTAACCGTTGCCGATCCGCAAAGTAAATTTAACAATCAAGAATGCGATATTCAGGTAGAAAATGGTAAAATTAAAAACATAGGTAAATTAACTGCCGATAAAAACGAAACCGTTTTTGATGCTCAGGGTGCTTTTTTAACGCCAGGTTTTTTCGATTTAAACTGTGTAGCCGGCGATCCGGGTTTCGAAACCAAGGAAGATATTCAAACGTTAACCGCAACAGCAAAAGCTGGTGGTTTTACCGGATTAGCTTTATTGCCGCAAACCAGTCCGGTTGTACAGTCAAAATCTCAGGTAGAATACATTATCAATAAGGCCAAAAATAATTTGGTTGATGTTTTGCCTGTTGGCGCGATAAGTCAGAACCGCGAAGCAAAAGAACTTGCTGAGCTTTTTGATATGCAGCAGGCGGGGGCAGTAGCTTTCTCTGATGGAGATAGGGCCTTGCAGGATGACGGCTTTATGAGTCGTGCTTTACAATATGCCAAAGGTTTTGATGCATTGTTGATGGTTTATCCTGAAAATAAATCCATAGCTGGCAAATCGCAGATTAATGAAAGTAAAAACTCTGTGCTTTTGGGCATGAAAGGTTTACCAGCACTGGCAGAAGAAATGCACATTGCCCGCGATATTTTCCTGGCTTCGTATAATGAAACCAAAATCCATATCAGCAATATTTCAACTGCAGGGGCCGTGGCGCTAATCCGCAAGGCAAAGAAAGATGGGGTTCAGGTTTCATGCGATGTAACGGCGCATCACCTGGTGTTTACAGAAGAACTTTTAAGCGATTTCGATAGCAATTATAAGGTTAAGCCACCATTGCGCGGAAAAGCGGATATAAAAGCGTTAATTGCTGGTTTAAAAGATGGAACCATCGATGCCATTACTTCTCAGCACCGCCCAGAGGAAATCGAATTTAAAAATGTAGAGTTCGAAATTGCCCATTACGGCATTATTGCCTTGCAAACTGTATTGCCATTATTATTAAAAGCAGGATTGGATATTGCTTTAATTGCAGAGAAATTGGCCATTAATCCACGTAAATTGTTAAATTTAACTGTTCCGGTAATCGAAGAAGGAGCTGAAGCCAACTTTACGGTATTAAACACGGCAGAAAAATGGCTATATAATGCGGCAAGTAACCATTCAAAATCGGCAAACAGTCCATTGTTGAGTACCGAGCTTACCGGAAAAGTGAAAATGGTTTATAATAATAATCAGTACTGGGAGAGTTAA
- a CDS encoding BatA domain-containing protein, with the protein MNFLYPGFLFALISVAIPVIIHLFNFRKFKKVYFSNVQLLKEVEQQNSSKEKLKNLLILLSRILAIIFLVLAFAQPYIPEHNQRTTALKNIVSIYIDNSYSMETINKDGNLLDEAKRRAKELVKGFGMNDRFQLLTNNFEGKHQRLLNEEEFLKALDDVKISAANRNLQQILNRQGNVLTGSENKYSFLISDFQKNISTTNKLDTKADIQYSFLKLNANTLPNVAVDSVWTLSPNHQPGANERLVVQLKNYSKEEAKNIPLKLSINNQQKGLGAVTIPGGKTVKDTLSFSGLGAGWQKGVISIKDFPVTFDDTLSFSFKVDESFAVLSINGANAGNYIKALFAADRYYKLTENAESNVNYSNFASYGLIVLNGLKNPSTGLAQQLKTYLNAGGTVVLFPDLDADIQTYNSFLSGLSLPAIQGLNTTATKVNQIDLQNPIFKTVFEEIPKNLDLPAVSRYYSFVEKNTANKEDIMLLPGRKPFFSKYGVGNGQVYLSASGLNTSDGNLARHPVFVPLIYRLALSGGNETPLYYNIGNDNALAGKKITLGKNQSLKITADGFEAIPEIRQADGRTLIYIADQIKNAGFYNLKLADSLLAVYSFNNGRTESDMHYLSKTELDQLAGKSNLKIFDTDKDAVKLIAGGNKIGQTLWKLCLILSLIFIAAEILLIRFFNNTKKTI; encoded by the coding sequence ATGAATTTCCTTTATCCGGGCTTTCTTTTTGCACTAATATCGGTTGCCATCCCGGTCATCATTCATTTATTCAATTTCAGGAAATTTAAAAAGGTTTATTTCTCCAATGTTCAGCTTTTAAAAGAAGTAGAGCAGCAAAATTCTTCCAAAGAAAAACTTAAAAATTTGCTCATACTGTTGTCGCGGATTTTGGCGATTATCTTTTTGGTGCTTGCATTTGCCCAACCCTATATACCGGAGCACAACCAAAGAACTACTGCTTTAAAGAATATTGTAAGTATTTATATCGATAATTCTTACAGCATGGAAACCATTAATAAAGATGGTAACCTGCTCGATGAAGCCAAGCGCAGGGCAAAAGAACTGGTTAAAGGTTTCGGTATGAACGATCGTTTTCAACTTTTAACCAATAATTTTGAAGGGAAACATCAGCGTTTATTAAACGAGGAGGAGTTTTTGAAAGCATTGGATGATGTTAAAATCTCTGCAGCAAACCGTAATCTCCAACAAATACTAAACAGGCAAGGCAATGTTTTAACAGGTTCTGAAAATAAGTATAGCTTTTTGATCTCCGATTTTCAAAAGAATATTTCAACCACCAATAAACTCGATACAAAAGCAGATATTCAATATTCGTTTTTGAAACTAAATGCCAATACGTTGCCCAATGTTGCCGTAGATAGCGTTTGGACACTTTCCCCAAATCATCAACCAGGTGCAAATGAACGATTGGTGGTGCAGTTAAAAAATTACTCAAAAGAAGAAGCAAAGAATATTCCTTTAAAGCTAAGTATCAATAATCAACAAAAGGGATTAGGGGCAGTAACGATTCCGGGTGGTAAAACTGTTAAGGATACCTTGAGTTTTTCTGGACTGGGTGCTGGATGGCAAAAAGGTGTAATCAGTATTAAAGATTTTCCGGTAACTTTCGATGATACACTTTCTTTCAGTTTTAAAGTAGACGAAAGTTTTGCTGTGCTAAGTATTAACGGAGCCAATGCAGGCAATTATATTAAAGCATTATTTGCAGCTGATCGTTATTATAAACTTACTGAGAACGCCGAAAGCAATGTAAATTATAGCAATTTTGCCAGTTATGGTCTGATTGTGTTAAACGGATTAAAAAATCCATCGACAGGTTTGGCGCAGCAGTTAAAAACCTATCTGAATGCAGGTGGCACAGTTGTGCTTTTTCCTGATTTAGATGCTGATATTCAAACCTACAACTCATTTTTAAGCGGATTGTCGCTTCCTGCCATTCAGGGTTTAAATACAACAGCAACCAAGGTTAACCAGATTGATTTGCAAAACCCTATTTTTAAGACTGTTTTTGAGGAAATTCCCAAAAATCTGGATTTACCAGCTGTTTCCCGTTATTATTCTTTTGTAGAGAAAAATACCGCCAACAAGGAAGATATTATGTTGTTGCCTGGCAGAAAACCGTTTTTCTCTAAGTATGGCGTAGGTAATGGGCAGGTGTATTTATCTGCTTCAGGGCTTAATACAAGTGACGGGAATTTAGCCCGTCATCCGGTTTTTGTGCCGCTGATTTATCGTTTGGCATTGAGTGGAGGAAATGAAACACCCTTGTATTACAATATCGGTAACGATAATGCATTGGCAGGTAAAAAGATTACACTGGGTAAAAACCAAAGCTTAAAAATTACTGCGGATGGTTTTGAAGCGATTCCCGAGATCCGTCAGGCCGATGGAAGAACATTGATTTACATTGCCGATCAGATAAAAAATGCAGGCTTTTATAACCTAAAACTTGCAGATTCGCTGCTTGCTGTTTATAGTTTCAACAATGGCCGAACAGAATCTGATATGCACTATTTAAGCAAAACAGAACTCGATCAGTTAGCTGGTAAAAGTAATCTGAAAATATTTGATACCGATAAAGATGCCGTTAAATTAATTGCCGGGGGCAATAAAATCGGACAAACTTTATGGAAACTTTGTCTAATTTTGTCGCTGATTTTTATTGCAGCAGAAATTTTGCTCATCCGATTTTTTAACAACACAAAAAAAACAATATGA
- a CDS encoding L,D-transpeptidase family protein translates to MKKFRFLILPFILFISACGWFKSPPEIGKVLSEHFKNKIYKDFDTVAYDSIFVKTMDSLSGKFVNPKIIKAFYANNYAQPKLVTQFYINGQLDSLVSYLDQSEVHGFNPKIFKGDEIKSLLEVLTANKFKKVEESYPVIAKLELLSANAYLNYNNYLKYGVVNPRTIFSRYYIKVKRPDSLGMTNLLNSKSLVDTLRSVQPKSVQYKALQAAYLNTDAENEKRILLLNMERFRWKMPETGDSYVQVNIPDFRLTWLDKTDTVITMKVCVGGKRENGYEDKLKAFAKSGNLDDKPKNHETPLLFSKINSIQANPIWNIPVSIAQSEIYWMARKDPYYLSNSNIKVYYKDKLIGEPDTINWNRYSRDKLPFKFKQGSGGGNALGKFKFIFDNSSSIYLHDTNNKNGFNLTNRAISHGCVRIEKPLEFAELLVKDTYTYDKLRAEVDLPPIDSTHVKWYKKRMAQKADTLKTFQLKPAWFAPKKNVPLIITYITAWSQNGKIEYRPDVYGMDEKLWAAMKKFR, encoded by the coding sequence TTGAAAAAGTTTCGCTTTCTAATTCTGCCCTTTATTTTATTTATTTCTGCTTGTGGATGGTTTAAAAGCCCACCTGAGATTGGGAAAGTCCTGTCTGAACATTTCAAGAATAAAATCTACAAAGATTTCGATACTGTAGCTTATGATAGCATTTTTGTGAAAACAATGGACAGTCTTTCGGGCAAGTTCGTTAATCCGAAAATAATTAAAGCTTTTTATGCCAATAATTATGCACAACCTAAGCTCGTTACGCAATTTTATATTAATGGCCAGTTAGATTCGTTAGTGAGCTATTTAGATCAGAGCGAAGTGCATGGCTTCAACCCAAAGATTTTTAAAGGAGATGAGATTAAAAGCTTGTTAGAGGTGTTAACAGCCAATAAGTTTAAAAAGGTGGAGGAAAGTTATCCAGTTATTGCCAAATTAGAGCTGTTATCGGCAAATGCTTATCTGAATTATAATAATTACCTCAAATATGGGGTAGTAAATCCCCGAACTATTTTTTCGCGTTATTACATTAAAGTTAAGCGTCCGGATAGCTTGGGGATGACTAATCTTTTAAATAGTAAAAGTCTCGTGGATACTTTAAGATCTGTTCAGCCAAAGTCAGTTCAATATAAAGCTTTGCAAGCTGCTTATTTAAATACAGATGCGGAAAATGAAAAGCGGATTTTATTATTGAATATGGAACGTTTCCGTTGGAAAATGCCAGAGACAGGAGACAGCTATGTGCAGGTAAATATTCCTGATTTTAGATTGACCTGGCTCGATAAAACAGATACCGTAATTACGATGAAAGTATGTGTTGGAGGGAAGCGCGAAAACGGTTACGAAGATAAGCTAAAGGCCTTTGCAAAATCGGGCAATCTGGATGATAAACCGAAGAACCATGAAACGCCTTTATTGTTTAGTAAAATCAATTCCATTCAGGCCAATCCGATCTGGAATATTCCGGTAAGTATTGCACAGAGTGAGATCTACTGGATGGCTCGAAAGGATCCGTATTATTTATCGAATAGCAACATTAAAGTTTACTATAAAGATAAGCTGATTGGTGAGCCTGATACCATCAATTGGAACAGGTATTCGCGCGATAAATTACCTTTCAAATTTAAACAAGGTTCGGGTGGTGGAAATGCCTTAGGGAAGTTCAAGTTTATCTTCGATAACAGCTCTAGTATTTATCTTCACGACACTAATAATAAGAACGGATTTAATCTGACCAACCGGGCGATAAGTCATGGTTGCGTGCGAATCGAAAAACCATTAGAATTTGCCGAACTTTTGGTGAAAGATACCTATACTTATGATAAACTTAGGGCTGAAGTAGATTTGCCGCCGATAGATAGTACACATGTAAAATGGTATAAAAAACGCATGGCACAAAAGGCTGATACACTTAAAACTTTTCAGTTAAAACCAGCCTGGTTTGCCCCAAAGAAAAATGTTCCATTAATCATCACCTACATTACCGCCTGGTCTCAGAACGGTAAGATCGAATACCGGCCTGATGTTTATGGCATGGACGAAAAACTTTGGGCTGCGATGAAGAAGTTTAGGTAA
- the hisG gene encoding ATP phosphoribosyltransferase, which produces MKTLKIAIQKSGRLNEKSVEILKNCGLSFENYKSSLISTVTNFPLEILFLRDDDIPEYVQDGIADLGIVGENVIVETKAEVDYLQKLGFGKCTLKIAVQATSNIQKLEELNGKAIATSYPVILEKFLEEKGIKSDIRTISGSVEIGPGLGLSDAIFDIVSTGGTLKSNGLKPFADVMQSEAVLIGNKSIADNPEVAELLQRIRSVLSAKSNKYVVLNVSKDNLQKVVDLLPGVKSPTVVPLFEPNWVAVHSVIAEEDFWDKINSLKAAGAEGILVMPIEKIIK; this is translated from the coding sequence TTGAAAACACTTAAAATCGCTATCCAGAAGTCGGGTAGGTTAAACGAAAAATCCGTAGAAATACTTAAAAACTGTGGTTTATCTTTCGAAAATTACAAAAGCTCACTCATCTCAACCGTTACTAATTTTCCTTTAGAAATTCTTTTCCTTCGGGATGATGATATTCCTGAATATGTACAGGATGGCATTGCCGATTTGGGCATAGTTGGGGAAAATGTAATTGTAGAAACCAAAGCCGAAGTAGATTATCTACAAAAATTAGGCTTCGGAAAATGCACTTTAAAAATCGCTGTTCAGGCCACCAGTAATATCCAAAAACTGGAAGAGTTAAACGGTAAAGCAATTGCCACTTCCTACCCGGTAATCCTCGAAAAATTCTTAGAGGAAAAAGGTATAAAATCTGATATCAGAACCATTTCCGGATCGGTAGAAATAGGTCCGGGTTTAGGCTTAAGTGATGCTATTTTTGATATCGTATCAACAGGCGGAACATTAAAGAGCAACGGTCTAAAACCTTTCGCCGATGTGATGCAATCTGAAGCAGTTTTAATTGGAAACAAATCGATAGCCGATAATCCTGAAGTTGCAGAATTGCTTCAACGCATCCGCTCTGTACTTAGCGCAAAATCTAACAAATACGTGGTACTAAATGTATCAAAAGATAACCTTCAAAAAGTAGTCGATTTATTGCCGGGTGTAAAAAGTCCAACCGTGGTACCACTCTTCGAACCGAACTGGGTAGCTGTTCATTCTGTAATTGCTGAAGAAGATTTCTGGGATAAAATAAACAGTTTAAAAGCAGCAGGAGCTGAAGGTATTTTAGTAATGCCAATCGAGAAAATAATCAAGTAA